The following DNA comes from Chthoniobacterales bacterium.
ATACATGATCTCGACGAAGCGCATCATGACGGCGTCGAGTTTGCCGCCGAAATAGCCGGAGATGGTGCCATAGAGCACGCCGATGGTCAGCGAAACGGCGGTCGCACAGAGGCCGACTAACATCGATACCTGGCCGCCTTTCAGCACACGAACGAAGAGGTCTCGGCCCAAATTATCAGTTCCCATCCAATGCGCGGCGCTGGGAGCTTGCGCGGCGATCTGGAGATTTTGATCGGACTCGCGATAGGGAATAATCAGCGGCCCGAGCACGCAAACGAGCGCGATGAGCAGGACGGTGATGCCGCCGAAGACAGCGAGTTTGTTTTTGAACAAACGATGCCGCGCGTCGCTCCAGAGCGAAGTGCCGGGTTCTGCGATTTCGGGTTCGATCACCATGTTAGTCGAAGCGCAGCCGGGGGTTGAGGAGGACTTGGAGAACGTCCACGACCAAGTTGAGTAAGATAATAATCGAGGCGTAGAAAAGCACGGTGCCGAGGACCATGGTGTAGTCGCGGTTGAAGGCGGAGAGAATGAAATAGCGGCCGAGTCCGGGGACATTGAAGATGGTTTCGACAACGAAAGAACCGGTGATTTCCGCCGCAATGGCTGGCCCAAGATACGAGATGACCGGCAGCAATCCGCCGCGCAGGGCGTGATGAAACAGCACCCGCAACTCCGACGCTCCCTTGGCTCGGGCGGTGCGGATGAAATCCTGATTCATGACATCGAGCATGCCGCCGCGAGTGAGGCGCGCGATGTAGGCGGCGGTGAAAAAACCAAGCGTGATCGCCGGCAAAACGCGGTCGCGCCACGAGAACCAGCCCGAGGCGTCGAACCACTCCAGGCGAATGCCGAAGGTCAGCGCGAGGACGGGTCCGAGGACAAAGGTCGGAATGCAAATGCCCAGCATCGCGATGCTCATTGGCAGATAATCGAGCCACGAGTTAGGTTTCAATGCAGCCAAAATTCCAGCGGGCAAACCGATGGCGAGCGCGATCAGCATGGCCCAGAAACCGAGTTCCGCCGACACAGGAAACGAATCGCCGATCAGTTCGGACACCGTGCGGTTGGCGTATTTGTAAGACGGCCCGAGATCACCATGGACAGCCTTCCAGAGGTAGTTGCCATATTGTTTCCAGAGCGGTTGATCGAGACCGTATTGCGCGTTCAGATTCCGCAAAACTTCGGGAGTCACCTTGCGCTCCTTGCTGAACGGGCCGCCTGGCGCGGCGTGCACCATGAAGAAAGTCATGGTCGCGATGATCAGCAAAACCGGGATCGCCTGCAGCGCGCGAATGGTTAGAAAACGAAACATGTTAGTGGCTGGCCTCCGGTTTTCCAAACCAGACATATTTGTAAGGATGATGGTCCAGAATATTCGGATACCAACCCTGGACTTCCGGCCTAATCAAGTAAACACGCGTGTACCAATAGACCGGCAAAATCGGCGCCTCGGCCATCAGCAGCGCCTCCATTTTTTGGAAGATGGAGATGCGATCCGCCGGAATCGAGGTGTTCTGCAATTTCGCATAGAGTGCGTTGTATTCCGGGTTGTCCCAGCCGGTATGATTGTTGCCGCCGCCCTTCACCCACATGTCTAAGAAATTCTGCGGATCAGCGTAATCTCCGATCCAGGCGGCGCGGCAAATCTGGTAATTTTCCGTGTCCTGCGCGTCAAGATACACCTTCCACTCGAGGTTGGTGAGTCCAATGTCGATGTGCAGATTGTTCCTCCACATTTCCTGAATCGCCTCGGCAATCGTGCGATGACTTTCGAGGGTATTAAACATCAAGTCGAGTTTGGGAAAACCCTTTCCATCGGGATAACCGGCCTCGGCGAGAAGCTGCCGAGCCTTCGCAAAGTCCGTGGGAATTTTCGCCTCCGCCGTGTAGTTTGCCGTGCCCGGAGGTGTGTAACTATCCGCTGGCAACTGGCCGCCGCGCGTGATTTTTTCGACGATCATTTTCCGGTCAATTGACATGGCGAGTGCGAGTCGAACCTTCGGATTATCCAGCGGCGGCTTGCGTGTGTTCACCCGGAAAAAATACGTGCCGAGATACGGCTCCTGCCGCAGCAAGTCGGGCCGGTTTTCGCGATACCAAGGGATTTTGGAGAGCGGCAGTTCGTTCGTTTTGTGAAGTTGCCCGGCACGAAACGCGCGTTCCTCGGTGTTGGAACTTTCGATGGGATAGAAGACGATCTCGTTGAGTTTCACCGTTTTCGCGTCCCAGTAATTCCGGCTTTTTACGCAGCGGATGATCGACTGCTGCTTCCATTCCTGGAGGGTGAAGGCGCCGTTCGTCACGCAGTTTCCAGCCTTCGTCCAAAAGGCCGCCTTGCGAGCCAGTCCGCCGAATTTTTTCACCGTCGGAATGTGCACCGGATACCACGAGGCGTGATTCATCACGGAGAGGAAAAATGGCGTGGCGGTGGTGAGGGTGATTTCAAACGTCAGCGGATCGACGACCCG
Coding sequences within:
- a CDS encoding ABC transporter permease; amino-acid sequence: MFRFLTIRALQAIPVLLIIATMTFFMVHAAPGGPFSKERKVTPEVLRNLNAQYGLDQPLWKQYGNYLWKAVHGDLGPSYKYANRTVSELIGDSFPVSAELGFWAMLIALAIGLPAGILAALKPNSWLDYLPMSIAMLGICIPTFVLGPVLALTFGIRLEWFDASGWFSWRDRVLPAITLGFFTAAYIARLTRGGMLDVMNQDFIRTARAKGASELRVLFHHALRGGLLPVISYLGPAIAAEITGSFVVETIFNVPGLGRYFILSAFNRDYTMVLGTVLFYASIIILLNLVVDVLQVLLNPRLRFD
- a CDS encoding peptide ABC transporter substrate-binding protein yields the protein MVLAFSLMLGGLGCHKEKKTVLAQEQGILLINNGVEPEDLDPQTATGVSEHSIFLAIYEGLVSEDPHDLHPVPGVAESWDISPDGLVYTFHLRKDAKWSNGDPVTAQDFYDSYHRILTPELGSDYIYMHFFTKNAEAYATGKIKDFSQVGYRVVDPLTFEITLTTATPFFLSVMNHASWYPVHIPTVKKFGGLARKAAFWTKAGNCVTNGAFTLQEWKQQSIIRCVKSRNYWDAKTVKLNEIVFYPIESSNTEERAFRAGQLHKTNELPLSKIPWYRENRPDLLRQEPYLGTYFFRVNTRKPPLDNPKVRLALAMSIDRKMIVEKITRGGQLPADSYTPPGTANYTAEAKIPTDFAKARQLLAEAGYPDGKGFPKLDLMFNTLESHRTIAEAIQEMWRNNLHIDIGLTNLEWKVYLDAQDTENYQICRAAWIGDYADPQNFLDMWVKGGGNNHTGWDNPEYNALYAKLQNTSIPADRISIFQKMEALLMAEAPILPVYWYTRVYLIRPEVQGWYPNILDHHPYKYVWFGKPEASH